A stretch of Streptomyces vietnamensis DNA encodes these proteins:
- the smpB gene encoding SsrA-binding protein SmpB encodes MAKGLVNVQGKPAKKASDKAPERKLIAQNKKARHDYHIIDTYECGVVLMGTEVKSLRMGRASLVDGFVQIDGHEAWLHNIHVPEYMQGSWTNHHAKRKRKLLLHRAEIDKLESKSQETGHTIVPLSLYFLNGRVKCEIALAKGKKEYDKRQTLREKQDTRETNRAIAAARRRQRAAQSA; translated from the coding sequence ATGGCAAAGGGACTCGTGAACGTGCAGGGCAAGCCTGCGAAGAAGGCATCGGACAAGGCGCCTGAGCGCAAGCTCATCGCGCAGAACAAGAAGGCGCGGCACGACTACCACATCATCGACACCTACGAGTGCGGTGTGGTGCTCATGGGCACCGAGGTGAAGTCGCTGCGCATGGGCCGGGCCTCGCTGGTCGACGGCTTCGTCCAGATCGACGGCCACGAGGCGTGGCTGCACAACATCCACGTGCCCGAGTACATGCAGGGCAGCTGGACCAACCACCACGCGAAGCGGAAGCGGAAGCTGCTGCTGCACCGGGCCGAGATCGACAAGCTGGAGTCGAAGTCGCAGGAGACGGGTCACACGATCGTGCCCCTCTCGCTGTACTTCCTGAACGGCCGGGTGAAGTGCGAGATCGCGCTGGCCAAGGGCAAGAAGGAGTACGACAAGCGCCAGACCCTGCGGGAGAAGCAGGACACGCGCGAGACGAACCGGGCGATCGCGGCGGCCCGGCGGCGGCAGCGGGCGGCGCAGAGCGCGTAG